A segment of the Deltaproteobacteria bacterium genome:
CTCCGTGCTCGCGTTTCACACGCCCGACGTCGGGAACGTCGGTCACCTGGACGGCGAACCCGTGGGCCCGCAGGTGCTCTACCCACTTCGCGCAGCACGCACAGGTGGGAGATTTGAACACTTGCACGGCCGGCGGGTCGGCCAGAGCAGGAGGCGGCGCCACGGCGACCCATGCAGCAAGGGCGATGGCGATCAGGTTCCCGAGTCGGAGCATGGTGAATGGTCTCCCGGAGTTGAGTATCGGAGGCTGGCCGGTCGCGCTTGAACCGGCATCAGCTCTCGCGCGCCTCCACCGCCAGCAGCAGCGGCCGGCCGCGGTACTTCGATGCCCAGGGCACCTGCTGGACCAGGATGTCGTCACCGCGAAACTCGTACACCTCGATGCCACGAAATCCGGCGCCGTCGATCAGGTTCAGGTAATCCGCCACCGTATGTCGAAGCGCTCCGAGGCGATACTCGACGCCATCCCGCTCGAAGTTCGCCTCGATACCCGCCGCGGCCATCTCGGGATGGAACACCGAGAAGACGAACCGCCCTCCTCGAACGAGGCCGTCGCGGATCTCGCGGAACAGCAGGCGGAGGTTGCTCAGGTGCTCCCCGACGAGCGCACACAGGACGGCGTCGAAGGAGCGCCGCCGGACGGGTAACCGGTCGTTCAGGTCCGCCTGCGCGAGGGGGACCGAAGGGTGCTTGGCGCGTGTGACTTTCAACATGCCCCGTGACAGATCGAGACCAACCGGGAAGCTACCCGAGCGAAGCATCAGGCCGAGGTGAGCGCCGGTTCCACATCCCGCGTCCAGGATCCGCTCGCTCCTGCGGGGCCGCAGGAGCGCGACCGTGTGCCGTCGATCGAGCGCGACGAGCGGGTTCGGCGTCTGGTCGTAGCTCTCCGACCAGCGGTCATAGCCCTCGCGAACCTCTGGTCGATGCACTCTCTTGCTCATCCGCCTCCGACCGGCTCGAACGG
Coding sequences within it:
- a CDS encoding class I SAM-dependent methyltransferase yields the protein MSKRVHRPEVREGYDRWSESYDQTPNPLVALDRRHTVALLRPRRSERILDAGCGTGAHLGLMLRSGSFPVGLDLSRGMLKVTRAKHPSVPLAQADLNDRLPVRRRSFDAVLCALVGEHLSNLRLLFREIRDGLVRGGRFVFSVFHPEMAAAGIEANFERDGVEYRLGALRHTVADYLNLIDGAGFRGIEVYEFRGDDILVQQVPWASKYRGRPLLLAVEARES